In Manduca sexta isolate Smith_Timp_Sample1 chromosome 23, JHU_Msex_v1.0, whole genome shotgun sequence, one DNA window encodes the following:
- the LOC115443698 gene encoding lactase-phlorizin hydrolase — protein sequence MLRKSTIILLVACVALCSSKYTKDGRHEVRKFPDGFMFGTSTASYQVEGGWDADGKSENIWDHLTHKDPCAVKDCSNGDIANDSYNQYKRDVEMMREMGLDFYRFSLSWSRLLPTSFPDKINEAGVQYYNNLINEMLKYNIEPMVTIFHWDLPQKLQELGGWTNPHIVDWYADYARVVFELFGDRVKYWITMNEPWVICYQGYSVAAKAPLLEIAGVAEYMCAKNLLLAHAKAYHIYDKEFRSQHDGNIFITLNAQFYMPETENDLQTANDLADFEWGTYAHPIFSENGDFPPRMKELVAIKSAEQGFARSRLPEFTTEEIDFVKGTSDFFGLNHYSSSMIYRNESVVGYHKIPSYDDDVQAITYQPDEWKSAASPWLRVVPSGFYELLTKIRKDYNNPTVYITENGFSTFGGLEDDDRVSYLRQYLDAMLDAMNDGSDIAAYTIWSLMDNFEWMAGYTERFGIYEVDYESPERTRTPRKSAFVYKEIIRSRSLDHHYEPNTTVMTIDEGHYEMFIKESSILLFICCVFFAYCKASVRHDVRKFPEGFLFGAATAAYQVEGAWDEDGKSENIWDHLTHQVPSVIWDGSNGDIADDSYHLYKRDVEMMRELGLDFYRFSLSWTRILPTSFPDKINAAGVEYYNNLINEMLKYNILPLVTLYHWDLPQKLMDMGGWTNPHIVDWYTDYARVAFETFGDRVKHWITINEPKEICYMGYGPGLAAPRINGSGYAEYLCSKNLLMAHAKAYHIYDEEFRPKQNGTIFISISAEWSEPESEIHADAADDKAQFDWGQYAHPIFSKTGGYPEVMKQKISKKSAEQGFYRSRLPEFSQEEVEYVKGTSDLFGLNHYSTRLVYRNESTVGYYDTPSYDDDLGVQTYQKEEWRIGESIFTMYVPWGFYKLLKTIREEYNNPPVFITENGFGAYPGLEDNDRVTYYRGYLDSMLDAIEDGSDIRAYSTWSLMDNFEWVTGYTVKYGLYEVDYESPERTRTPRKSAFVYKEIIRSRSLDYHYEPNTTVMTIDEGH from the exons ATGTTACGAAAAAGCAccat AATTTTGTTGGTGGCATGCGTTGCATTATGTTCAAGCAAGTATACCAAGGATGGAAGGCATGAAGTGAGAAAATTCCCGGACGGGTTTATGTTCGGCACCTCAACAGCTTCATACCAAGTGGAAGGTGGTTGGGATGCCGATG GTAAATCTGAAAATATATGGGATCACTTGACTCACAAAGATCCATGTGCCGTTAAAGATTGCTCCAACGGAGACATTGCCAACGACTCTTACAATCAGTACAAACGGGATGTAGAAATGATGAGGGAAATGGGCCTCGACTTCTACCGTTTTTCACTCTCATGGTCAAGACTTTTGCCTACTAGCTTTCCTGACAAAATCAATGAAGCGGGAGTTCAATACtataataatcttattaatGAAATGCTTAAATACAACATTGAGCCCATGGTCACTATATTCCACTGGGACTTACCGCAAAAACTGCAGGAATTGGGCGGTTGGACTAATCCCCATATAGTAGACTGGTATGCAGATTATGCTCGTGTGGTTTTTGAGTTGTTCGGGGATAGAGTCAAATATTGGATAACCATGAATGAGCCATGGGTCATCTGCTATCAAGGATATAGTGTAGCTGCAAAAGCTCCCTTATTGGAAATTGCCGGCGTGGCCGAGTACATGTGCGCGAAGAACTTGTTGTTGGCCCACGCAAAGGCTTACCATATATACGATAAGGAGTTTAGATCGCAACATgacggaaatatttttataacattaaatgcTCAGTTCTACATGCCAGAAACTGAGAATGATTTACAGACTGCTAATGACTTGGCTGATTTTGAG tgGGGAACATACGCGCATCCAATTTTCTCTGAGAACGGCGACTTCCCACCAAGAATGAAAGAACTTGTCGCGATTAAGAGCGCAGAGCAGGGCTTTGCCAGATCTAGGTTACCTGAATTCACAACAGAAGAGATCGATTTTGTAAAAGGAACCTCGGACTTCTTCGGCCTGAACCACTACTCCTCGTCAATGATCTACAGGAATGAGTCAGTCGTTGGCTACCACAAGATTCCTTCATACGATGATGATGTGCAGGCTATCACCTACCAGCCCGACGAGTGGAAGAGTGCTGCGTCACCGTGGTTACGG gTTGTTCCGTCGGGCTTCTACGAGCTGTTGACTAAAATCAGGAAGGACTACAACAATCCCACTGTTTACATCACCGAGAATGGTTTCTCGACGTTCGGTGGGCTGGAAGACGACGACCGCGTGTCGTACCTCCGGCAGTACCTTGACGCAATGCTGGACGCTATGAACGATGGCTCTGACATCGCGGCCTACACCATCTGGAGTCTTATGGACAACTTTGAATGGATGGCGGGATATAC tgaaCGCTTCGGAATCTACGAGGTGGACTACGAGAGTCCTGAGCGCACGCGCACTCCGCGCAAGTCCGCCTTCGTGTACAAGGAGATCATCCGCTCGCGCTCGCTGGACCACCACTACGAACCCAACACCACCGTCATGACCATCGACGAGGGACACTA CGAAATGTTCATTAAAGAGAGTtctat tttattatttatatgctgCGTTTTCTTTGCGTACTGCAAGGCGAGTGTTCGACACGATGTGAGAAAATTTCCTGAAGGTTTCTTATTTGGCGCGGCTACCGCTGCGTATCAAGTCGAAGGCGCTTGGGACGAAGATG GAAAGAGCGAAAACATCTGGGATCACCTCACTCACCAAGTTCCAAGCGTTATTTGGGACGGAAGCAATGGTGACATCGCTGATGATTCATACCATCTGTACAAAAGAGACGTTGAAATGATGCGGGAACTGGGCCTCGATTTTTACAGGTTTTCTTTATCATGGACGAGGATCTTGCCTACAAGCTTTCCTGATAAAATCAATGCCGCAGGAGTggaatattacaataatttgataaaCGAAATGCTTAAATATAACATCTTGCCGCTGGTCACGCTATACCATTGGGATTTACCACAGAAATTAATGGACATGGGAGGTTGGACCAACCCACACATTGTAGACTGGTATACGGATTACGCACGTGTTGCTTTTGAGACATTTGGAGATAGAGTCAAACACTGGATCACGATAAATGAACCGAAAGAAATATGTTATATGGGGTATGGTCCCGGACTCGCGGCTCCAAGGATAAACGGTTCAGGATATGCGGAATACTTATGCAGCAAAAATCTGTTGATGGCCCACGCTAAAGCATATCATATTTACGATGAAGAATTTAGACCCAAGCAAAATGGAACTATTTTCATTTCTATAAGCGCAGAGTGGAGTGAACCTGAAAGTGAAATACACGCTGACGCGGCTGACGATAAAGCACAGTTCGAT tgggGTCAATATGCTCATCCAATATTCTCGAAAACCGGTGGCTATCCTGAggtaatgaaacaaaaaatatcaaaaaagaGCGCCGAACAAGGTTTCTACAGATCTCGATTGCCAGAATTCTCTCAAGAAGAAGTAGAATACGTAAAAGGCACCTCCGATTTGTTTGGTCTCAATCACTACTCCACTCGATTAGTCTACAGGAACGAGTCTACTGTTGGATACTACGATACTCCATCCTATGACGACGATCTTGGTGTGCAAACATATCAGAAAGAAGAATGGCGTATCGGAGAGTCAATATTTACTATG TACGTGCCCTGGGGATTTTATAAGCTGTTAAAAACTATCAGAGAGGAATACAACAATCCTCCTGTGTTCATCACTGAAAATGGTTTCGGAGCTTACCCAGGTTTGGAGGACAACGACCGCGTCACCTACTACAGAGGATACCTCGACAGCATGCTGGACGCTATAGAAGATGGCTCTGATATCAGAGCATACTCCACTTGGAGTCTTATGGATAACTTCGAGTGGGTGACCGGATATAC TGTGAAATATGGACTGTACGAAGTGGACTACGAGAGTCCTGAGCGCACGCGCACTCCGCGCAAGTCCGCCTTCGTCTATAAGGAGATCATCCGCTCGCGCTCGCTGGACTACCACTACGAACCCAACACCACCGTCATGACCATCGACGAAGGACACTAA
- the LOC119190289 gene encoding myrosinase 1-like, whose protein sequence is MRCIMFKHLYTKDGKHKVRKFPDGFMFGTSTASYQVEGGWDADGKSENIWDHLTHKDPCAVKDCSNGDIANDSYNQYKRDVEMMREMGLDFYRFSLSWSRLLPTSFPDKINGAGVQYYNNLINEMLKYNIEPMVTIFHWDLPQKLQELGGWTNPHIVDWYADYARVVFELFGDRVKYWITMNEPWVICYQGYGAGVLAPLLEISGMAEYMCAKNLLLAHAKAYHIYDKEFRSQRDGNIFITLNSRFYIPETENDLQTSNDLADFELGTYAHPIFSENGDFPPRLKELVAIKSTEQGFARSRLPEFTTKEIDFVKGTSDFFGLNHYTSSMIYRNESVVGYHKIPSYYDDVQAIIYQPDEWKSAASPWLRVVPLGFYKLLTKIRKDYDNPTVFITENGFSTFGGLEDDDRVSYLRQYLDAMLDAMNEGSDIAAYTIWSLMDNFEWAAGYTERFGIYEVDYESPERTRTPRKSAFVYKEIIRSRSLDHHYEPNTTVMTIDERH, encoded by the exons ATGCGTTGCATTATGTTCAAGCACTTGTATACCAAGGATGGAAAGCATAAAGTGAGAAAGTTCCCAGACGGGTTTATGTTCGGCACCTCAACAGCTTCATACCAAGTGGAAGGTGGTTGGGATGCTGATG GTAAATCTGAAAACATATGGGATCACTTGACTCACAAAGATCCATGTGCCGTTAAAGATTGCTCCAACGGAGATATTGCAAACGACTCTTACAATCAGTACAAACGGGATGTAGAAATGATGAGGGAAATGGGCCTCGACTTCTACCGTTTTTCACTCTCATGGTCAAGACTTTTGCCTACTAGCTTTCCTGACAAAATCAATGGAGCGGGAGTTCAATACtataataatcttattaatGAAATGCTTAAATACAACATTGAGCCCATGGTCACTATATTCCACTGGGACTTACCGCAAAAACTGCAAGAATTAGGCGGTTGGACTAATCCCCATATAGTAGACTGGTATGCAGATTATGCTCGTGTGGTTTTTGAGTTGTTCGGGGATAGAGTCAAATATTGGATAACCATGAATGAGCCATGGGTCATCTGCTATCAAGGATATGGTGCAGGTGTGTTAGCTCCCTTGTTGGAAATTTCTGGCATGGCCGAGTATATGTGCGCGAAGAACTTGTTGTTGGCCCACGCAAAGGCTTACCATATATACGACAAGGAGTTTAGATCGCAACGTGACGggaatattttcataacattaaaTTCTCGGTTCTATATACCAGAAACCGAGAATGATCTCCAGACTTCTAATGACTTGGCTGATTTTGAG TTGGGAACATACGCACATCCAATTTTCTCTGAGAACGGCGACTTCCCACCACGACTAAAAGAACTAGTCGCGATCAAGAGCACAGAGCAGGGCTTTGCCAGATCTAGGTTACCTGAATTCACAACAAAAGAGATTGATTTTGTCAAAGGAACCTCGGACTTCTTCGGCCTGAACCACTACACCTCGTCAATGATCTACAGGAACGAGTCAGTCGTTGGCTACCACAAGATTCCTTCATACTATGACGATGTGCAGGCTATCATCTACCAGCCCGACGAGTGGAAAAGTGCTGCGTCACCGTGGTTGCgg gttGTTCCATTGGGCTTTTACAAGCTGTTGACTAAAATCAGGAAGGACTACGACAATCCCACTGTTTTCATCACCGAGAATGGTTTCTCGACGTTCGGTGGGCTGGAAGACGACGACCGCGTGTCGTACCTCCGGCAGTACCTTGACGCAATGCTGGACGCTATGAACGAGGGCTCTGACATCGCGGCCTACACCATCTGGAGTCTTATGGACAACTTCGAATGGGCGGCGGGATATAC tgaaCGCTTCGGAATCTACGAGGTGGACTACGAGAGTCCTGAGCGCACGCGCACTCCGCGCAAGTCCGCCTTCGTGTACAAGGAGATCATCCGCTCGCGCTCGCTGGACCACCACTACGAACCCAACACCACCGTCATGACCATCGACGAACGACATTGA
- the LOC115443706 gene encoding probable G-protein coupled receptor 158 isoform X1: MAARWAAWALAVCACASAAPAEMHTRPSATPTPPAPSCDPLLLRNIPPLPTNSREHEAAAVHTARALAELVEQGVADESRAAALARAAARAPLSPPPAAVALGAPQLHLGVLYFAEPPRLIVFQQNNTLTLRQFWRTLASAWNATAVVWSNAWFSCESGDEGWWGGVAAARGFGPTRAAAAVFRRWPAVPCEEAMYDWLGGPPRCDSVSTECEAYSALGNSDRKIEYRCKCQGGHWSEIGDGWVSGSALANNDAHVLTCTPCGMGSDVTACLADVYRVVLLAVNLAGMLSCLVIGLIIFRKRKCKAVAMGMWTVLEVVLVGAFLIYSSAASQYLSNGKWRCIAGAWLRELGFVACYGSVVLRLWVLLAEFRTRKAHRWTPRDSEVLRVVGAMLLGATCYLAAFTATTVCDDDWNGCARAAWHHVTAAAEILLLVAGIRIAYAARNANVPFQERRWLTAALWSEVACGVWWRCLAWGAGGAAPERWPVAATVRAQLSAGAALACVLAPRLWHGYRARSLAQEVSRRGPAEGFGPEAEEEPTSEEVRAELKRIYIELELLRSKTMRRDNPHISKRRGGRKPHRRFSLQKKGSREKALQARRGGKKAGGNASAVEASEACDASRTPEDSVCSAEGPSHYTDGDTQA; this comes from the exons ATGGCGGCGCGGTGGGCGGCGTGGGCGCTGGCAGTATGCGCGTGCGCCTCCGCCGCGCCGGCTGAGATGCACACGCGTCCATCCGCCACGCCGACGCCGCCCGCGCCGTCCTGCGACCCGCTGCTGCTGCGGAACATACCGCCTCTGCCGACG aattcTCGTGAACACGAAGCGGCTGCTGTACACACGGCGCGTGCCCTAGCAGAACTGGTTGAACAGGGTGTAGCAGATGAATCCCGCGCGGCCGCGCTAGCACGAGCCGCAGCGCGAGCGCCGCTGTCGCCGCCGCCAGCCGCCGTGGCTCTAGGGGCTCCACAATTGCACCTCGGAGTACTATACTTCGCAGAACCACCGCGACTCATcgtttttcaacaaaataacaCTCTCACGTTACGACAATTCTGGAGGACGTTGGCATCAGCTTGGAATGCTACCGCTGTAGTATGGTCAAACGCTTGGTTTTCCTGCGAGAGTGGCGACGAAGGTTGGTGGGGAGGTGTCGCAGCGGCACGTGGTTTTGGCCCTACAAGAGCCGCTGCTGCTGTATTTCGTCGCTGGCCAGCCGTGCCGTGTGAGGAAGCTATGTACGACTGGCTCGGAGGACCTCCACGGTGTGATTCTGTTAGTACAGAGTGTGAAGCGTATTCAGCATTGGGAAACAGTGACCGAAAGATAGAG TATCGATGTAAATGCCAAGGAGGGCACTGGAGCGAAATCGGTGATGGCTGGGTGAGCGGAAGTGCGTTAGCTAATAATGACGCACATGTCCTCACCTGCACTCCTTGTGGGATGGGAAGCGACGTCACGGCGTGCCTCGCTGATGTTTACCGCGTGGTACTTCTCGCCGTCAACTTAGCAGGAATGCTCAGCTGTCTTGTTATTGGTCTTATTATCTTTAGAAAGAGAAAGTGTAAG GCTGTAGCGATGGGAATGTGGACCGTGTTGGAAGTTGTTCTCGTAGGCGCTTTCCTGATTTATTCATCt GCGGCGTCTCAATACTTATCTAACGGTAAATGGCGATGCATCGCCGGCGCGTGGCTGCGCGAGCTCGGCTTCGTCGCCTGCTACGGCTCCGTAGTGCTGCGACTGTGGGTGTTGCTGGCCGAGTTCCGCACCAGAAAGGCACATCGATGGACGCCTAGAGATTCTGAG GTCCTCCGCGTGGTGGGTGCGATGTTGTTGGGAGCGACGTGCTATCTAGCAGCATTCACCGCTACTACAGTGTGTGATGATGACTGGAACggatgcgcacgcgccgcctGGCATCACGTCACTGCCGCCGCCGAGATTTTGCTGCTCGTCGCTGGTATCAGAATCGCGTACGCTGCTCGGAATGCTAATGTGCCATTTCAA GAGCGCCGGTGGCTGACAGCGGCGCTGTGGTCGGAGGTGGCGTGTGGCGTGTGGTGGCGCTGCCTGGCGTGGGGCGCCGGTGGAGCGGCGCCGGAGCGCTGGCCGGTGGCGGCGACGGTGCGCGCGCAGCTCTCCGCGGGCGCCGCACTCGCCTGCGTGCTTGCACCACGCCTCTGGCACGGATACAGAGCCAGATCACTTGCACAGGAG GTGTCTCGCCGAGGTCCAGCGGAAGGTTTCGGTCCAGAAGCTGAAGAAGAACCAACATCCGAGGAAGTAAGGGCCGAGTTGAAAAGAATTTATATTGAGCTGGAACTGCTGCGTAGCAAAACTATGCGAAGAGACAATCCACACATAAGCAAGAGGAGAGGGGGCAGGAAACCACATCGCAGATTCTCCTTGCAG AAAAAGGGCAGTCGGGAAAAG GCTCTTCAAGCTCGTCGCGGTGGTAAGAAGGCCGGCGGCAATGCCAGCGCGGTGGAGGCGAGCGAGGCGTGCGACGCTTCCCGCACGCCCGAGGACTCCGTCTGCTCCGCTGAAGGTCCATCCCACTACACAGATGGAGACACCCAGGCCTGA
- the LOC115443706 gene encoding probable G-protein coupled receptor 158 isoform X2 produces MAARWAAWALAVCACASAAPAEMHTRPSATPTPPAPSCDPLLLRNIPPLPTNSREHEAAAVHTARALAELVEQGVADESRAAALARAAARAPLSPPPAAVALGAPQLHLGVLYFAEPPRLIVFQQNNTLTLRQFWRTLASAWNATAVVWSNAWFSCESGDEGWWGGVAAARGFGPTRAAAAVFRRWPAVPCEEAMYDWLGGPPRCDSVSTECEAYSALGNSDRKIEYRCKCQGGHWSEIGDGWVSGSALANNDAHVLTCTPCGMGSDVTACLADVYRVVLLAVNLAGMLSCLVIGLIIFRKRKCKAVAMGMWTVLEVVLVGAFLIYSSAASQYLSNGKWRCIAGAWLRELGFVACYGSVVLRLWVLLAEFRTRKAHRWTPRDSEVLRVVGAMLLGATCYLAAFTATTVCDDDWNGCARAAWHHVTAAAEILLLVAGIRIAYAARNANVPFQERRWLTAALWSEVACGVWWRCLAWGAGGAAPERWPVAATVRAQLSAGAALACVLAPRLWHGYRARSLAQEVSRRGPAEGFGPEAEEEPTSEEVRAELKRIYIELELLRSKTMRRDNPHISKRRGGRKPHRRFSLQALQARRGGKKAGGNASAVEASEACDASRTPEDSVCSAEGPSHYTDGDTQA; encoded by the exons ATGGCGGCGCGGTGGGCGGCGTGGGCGCTGGCAGTATGCGCGTGCGCCTCCGCCGCGCCGGCTGAGATGCACACGCGTCCATCCGCCACGCCGACGCCGCCCGCGCCGTCCTGCGACCCGCTGCTGCTGCGGAACATACCGCCTCTGCCGACG aattcTCGTGAACACGAAGCGGCTGCTGTACACACGGCGCGTGCCCTAGCAGAACTGGTTGAACAGGGTGTAGCAGATGAATCCCGCGCGGCCGCGCTAGCACGAGCCGCAGCGCGAGCGCCGCTGTCGCCGCCGCCAGCCGCCGTGGCTCTAGGGGCTCCACAATTGCACCTCGGAGTACTATACTTCGCAGAACCACCGCGACTCATcgtttttcaacaaaataacaCTCTCACGTTACGACAATTCTGGAGGACGTTGGCATCAGCTTGGAATGCTACCGCTGTAGTATGGTCAAACGCTTGGTTTTCCTGCGAGAGTGGCGACGAAGGTTGGTGGGGAGGTGTCGCAGCGGCACGTGGTTTTGGCCCTACAAGAGCCGCTGCTGCTGTATTTCGTCGCTGGCCAGCCGTGCCGTGTGAGGAAGCTATGTACGACTGGCTCGGAGGACCTCCACGGTGTGATTCTGTTAGTACAGAGTGTGAAGCGTATTCAGCATTGGGAAACAGTGACCGAAAGATAGAG TATCGATGTAAATGCCAAGGAGGGCACTGGAGCGAAATCGGTGATGGCTGGGTGAGCGGAAGTGCGTTAGCTAATAATGACGCACATGTCCTCACCTGCACTCCTTGTGGGATGGGAAGCGACGTCACGGCGTGCCTCGCTGATGTTTACCGCGTGGTACTTCTCGCCGTCAACTTAGCAGGAATGCTCAGCTGTCTTGTTATTGGTCTTATTATCTTTAGAAAGAGAAAGTGTAAG GCTGTAGCGATGGGAATGTGGACCGTGTTGGAAGTTGTTCTCGTAGGCGCTTTCCTGATTTATTCATCt GCGGCGTCTCAATACTTATCTAACGGTAAATGGCGATGCATCGCCGGCGCGTGGCTGCGCGAGCTCGGCTTCGTCGCCTGCTACGGCTCCGTAGTGCTGCGACTGTGGGTGTTGCTGGCCGAGTTCCGCACCAGAAAGGCACATCGATGGACGCCTAGAGATTCTGAG GTCCTCCGCGTGGTGGGTGCGATGTTGTTGGGAGCGACGTGCTATCTAGCAGCATTCACCGCTACTACAGTGTGTGATGATGACTGGAACggatgcgcacgcgccgcctGGCATCACGTCACTGCCGCCGCCGAGATTTTGCTGCTCGTCGCTGGTATCAGAATCGCGTACGCTGCTCGGAATGCTAATGTGCCATTTCAA GAGCGCCGGTGGCTGACAGCGGCGCTGTGGTCGGAGGTGGCGTGTGGCGTGTGGTGGCGCTGCCTGGCGTGGGGCGCCGGTGGAGCGGCGCCGGAGCGCTGGCCGGTGGCGGCGACGGTGCGCGCGCAGCTCTCCGCGGGCGCCGCACTCGCCTGCGTGCTTGCACCACGCCTCTGGCACGGATACAGAGCCAGATCACTTGCACAGGAG GTGTCTCGCCGAGGTCCAGCGGAAGGTTTCGGTCCAGAAGCTGAAGAAGAACCAACATCCGAGGAAGTAAGGGCCGAGTTGAAAAGAATTTATATTGAGCTGGAACTGCTGCGTAGCAAAACTATGCGAAGAGACAATCCACACATAAGCAAGAGGAGAGGGGGCAGGAAACCACATCGCAGATTCTCCTTGCAG GCTCTTCAAGCTCGTCGCGGTGGTAAGAAGGCCGGCGGCAATGCCAGCGCGGTGGAGGCGAGCGAGGCGTGCGACGCTTCCCGCACGCCCGAGGACTCCGTCTGCTCCGCTGAAGGTCCATCCCACTACACAGATGGAGACACCCAGGCCTGA
- the LOC115443697 gene encoding myrosinase 1, whose amino-acid sequence MFIKESSILLLICCVFIAYCEASDRHDVRKFPEGFLFGAATAAYQIEGGFNEDGKSESIWDRLSHQVPSVVQDGSTGDIADDSYHLYKRDVEMMRELGLDFYRFSLSWTRILPTSFPDKINAAGVEYYNNLIDEMLKYNIFPLVTLYHWDLPQKLMDMGGWTNPHIVDWYADYARVAFETFGNKVKHWITINEPKEICYLGYATGLLAPRIKGSGYADYMCSKNVLMAHAKAYHIYDEEFRPKQNGSIFISISAEWNEPESEIHAEAADDKAQFDWGQYAHPIFSKTGGYPEEMTQIISRKSAEQGFYRSRLPEFSPEEVEYVKGTSDFFCLNHYSTQVVYRNESAVGYYDTPSHDDDVGVRIYQKEEWRIGKSQVTMYVPWGFYNLLKTIREKYNNPPVFITENGFATHGGLEDNDRVTYYRGYLNSVLDAIEDGSDIRGYTTWSLMDNFEWVRGYTEKFGLYEVEYESPARTRTPRKSAFVYKEIIRSRSLDHHYEPNTTIMTIDERH is encoded by the exons ATGTTTATTAAAGAGAGTTCtat TTTATTATTGATATGCTGCGTTTTCATTGCGTACTGCGAGGCGAGTGATCGACACGATGTGAGGAAATTTCCTGAAGGTTTCTTATTTGGCGCGGCTACTGCTGCGTATCAAATTGAAGGTGGTTTCAACGAAGATG GAAAGAGCGAAAGCATCTGGGATCGCTTAAGTCACCAAGTTCCAAGCGTTGTTCAGGACGGAAGCACTGGTGACATCGCCGATGATTCATACCATCTGTACAAAAGAGACGTTGAAATGATGCGGGAACTTGGTCTCGATTTTTACAGGTTTTCTTTGTCGTGGACGAGGATCTTGCCTACAAGCTTTCCTGATAAAATCAATGCCGCAGGAGTggaatattacaataatttgataGACGAAATGCTTAAATATAACATCTTTCCACTGGTCACGCTATACCATTGGGATTTACCACAGAAATTAATGGACATGGGAGGTTGGACCAACCCACACATTGTAGACTGGTATGCGGATTACGCACGTGTTGCTTTTGAGACATTTGGAAATAAAGTCAAACACTGGATCACGATAAATGAACCGAAAGAAATATGTTATCTGGGGTATGCTACCGGACTCCTGGCTCCAAGGATAAAAGGTTCAGGATATGCCGATTACATGTGCAGTAAAAATGTATTGATGGCCCACGCTAAAGCCTATCATATTTACGACGAAGAGTTTAGACCCAAGCAAAATGGAAGTATTTTCATTTCTATAAGCGCAGAGTGGAATGAACCTGAAAGTGAAATACACGCAGAAGCGGCTGACGATAAAGCACAGTTCGAT tgGGGACAATATGCTCATCCAATATTCTCGAAAACCGGTGGCTATCCTGAGGAAATGACGCAAATAATATCAAGAAAGAGCGCTGAACAAGGTTTCTACAGATCCCGATTGCCAGAATTCTCTCCCGAAGAAGTCGAATACGTAAAAGGCACCTCcgattttttttgtcttaatcaCTACTCCACTCAAGTAGTCTATAGGAACGAGTCTGCTGTTGGATACTACGATACTCCGTCGCATGACGACGACGTTGGTGTGCGAATATATCAGAAAGAAGAATGGCGTATCGGAAAGTCACAAGTTACTATG TACGTGCCCTGGGGATTTTATAATCTGTTAAAAACTATCAGAGAGAAATACAACAATCCTCCTGTTTTCATTACTGAGAATGGTTTCGCAACTCACGGAGGTTTGGAGGACAACGACCGCGTCACCTACTACAGAGGATACCTCAACAGCGTGCTCGACGCTATAGAAGATGGCTCCGACATCAGAGGGTACACCACTTGGAGTCTTATGGATAACTTCGAGTGGGTGAGGGGATACAC TGAAAAATTTGGACTGTACGAAGTGGAGTACGAGAGTCCAGCGCGCACGCGCACTCCGCGCAAATCCGCTTTCGTGTACAAGGAGATCATCCGCTCTCGCTCGCTGGACCACCACTACGAACCCAACACCACTATCATGACCATCGATGAAAgacattaa